From the genome of Argentina anserina chromosome 4, drPotAnse1.1, whole genome shotgun sequence, one region includes:
- the LOC126791055 gene encoding uncharacterized protein LOC126791055 → MAASEEKQIEDEMSYPILLAERVRSAVDDAESFKSECSEVGKQVDRLSQMLRTVVRFSTTTPFLYERPIRRIISEVRKNLERALTLVRKCKRQSVLRRVVTITSAADFRKLSAFLDSSLGDMKWLLSIFDPDSATNGIVLSLPPIASNDPILAWVWSFLASVQMGQLADRVEAAVELASLAQDNDRNKKIIVEEGGVFPLLKLLKEESSPEAQVAAATALYNLAGDQEKVRAIVDEDGVVIIVQVLRDAPMRVQTRAASLVARMAQHDSVAQDEFARVNVIRPLVTLLSFESFLEEPKLLEAGKQSIHSVVKINKEMEKVSLGSKPTVSSADSIQRRTYTNSFSSASYTYSEGSSRGGHNHRKDRENEQPIVKLQMKISCAEALWMLARGSISNSRRITETKGLLCLAKLVEKEQGELQYNCLMTMMEIADAAETNADLRRAAFKTNSPAAKAVVDQLIRLVKEVNSPTLQIPAVKAIGSLARTFPARETWVIEPLVTQLGNKDIDVATEAAIALGKFACPENFLRIEHSKTIVEFNAVPPLMRLLRGNENSQLHGLLLLCYLALHADNTDALEPTRVLTALEGADRAVNPQHPELRELVQKAIYHLNLYHSGGHSQRFAYVP, encoded by the coding sequence ATGGCTGCTTCGGAGGAGAAGCAAATCGAAGACGAAATGTCGTACCCGATTCTGCTGGCGGAGCGGGTCCGCTCCGCCGTGGACGACGCCGAGTCGTTCAAGTCCGAATGCTCCGAGGTCGGCAAGCAAGTCGACCGCCTCTCCCAAATGCTCCGCACAGTCGTCAGATTCTCAACCACCACCCCCTTCCTCTACGAGCGCCCCATCCGCCGCATAATCAGCGAGGTCCGCAAAAATCTCGAACGCGCCTTAACTCTCGTCCGCAAGTGCAAGCGCCAGAGCGTCCTACGACGCGTCGTTACCATCACCAGCGCCGCCGACTTCCGCAAGCTCTCCGCCTTTCTAGACTCTTCTCTCGGCGACATGAAGTGGCTGCTGAGCATATTCGACCCGGACTCCGCCACCAACGGAATCGTCCTCTCTCTGCCGCCGATCGCCAGCAACGACCCCATTCTGGCGTGGGTCTGGTCCTTCCTCGCCTCCGTCCAAATGGGCCAGCTGGCGGATCGGGTCGAGGCCGCGGTGGAGCTCGCTTCATTAGCGCAGGACAATGACCGGAACAAGAAAATCATAGTGGAGGAAGGCGGGGTCTTCCCGCTGCTGAAGCTTTTGAAGGAGGAGTCCTCGCCGGAGGCGCAGGTGGCGGCGGCGACGGCGCTGTATAATCTGGCGGGTGATCAGGAGAAGGTTAGGGCCATTGTGGATGAGGATGGGGTGGTGATCATTGTGCAGGTGTTGCGCGACGCGCCGATGAGGGTTCAGACCAGGGCGGCGAGCCTGGTGGCGAGGATGGCTCAGCACGACAGTGTTGCGCAGGATGAGTTTGCGAGGGTCAATGTGATTAGGCCACTGGTGACATTGTTGTCGTTCGAGTCGTTTTTGGAGGAGCCGAAGCTGCTTGAGGCAGGTAAGCAGAGCATTCACTCTGTGGTTAAGATTAATAAGGAGATGGAGAAGGTGTCATTAGGGAGTAAGCCTACTGTTAGTAGTGCTGATAGTATTCAACGGCGGACTTATACTAATTCGTTTTCGAGTGCTTCGTATACGTATTCGGAGGGGAGTAGTCGAGGGGGTCATAATCATAGGAAGGATAGGGAGAATGAGCAGCCTATTGTTAAGCTTCAGATGAAGATTAGTTGTGCTGAGGCTTTGTGGATGCTTGCTAGAGGTAGTATATCTAATAGTAGGAGGATAACCGAGACAAAAGGTTTGCTTTGTTTGGCTAAATTGGTGGAGAAGGAACAGGGGGAGTTGCAATACAATTGTTTGATGACTATGATGGAGATAGCAGACGCCGCTGAAACAAATGCTGACCTTAGACGAGCGGCTTTCAAGACGAATTCACCGGCAGCCAAGGCAGTTGTGGATCAACTCATAAGGCTGGTGAAGGAGGTGAATAGCCCTACATTGCAAATTCCTGCTGTAAAAGCAATTGGCTCATTGGCTAGGACGTTCCCTGCTAGAGAGACCTGGGTTATCGAACCACTAGTGACTCAGCTTGGTAATAAGGATATAGATGTGGCAACAGAAGCAGCAATTGCACTAGGAAAATTTGCTTGCCCGGAGAATTTTCTTCGTATTGAGCATTCAAAGACAATAGTTGAGTTCAATGCTGTTCCTCCTTTAATGAGACTGCTGAGAGGCAATGAAAATTCACAGTTGCATGGTCTGCTTCTCCTTTGCTATCTTGCATTGCATGCTGACAACACTGATGCTTTGGAACCAACTAGGGTGCTGACTGCTCTCGAAGGAGCAGACCGTGCTGTCAACCCTCAACATCCCGAGTTAAGAGAGCTGGTGCAGAAGGCAATATATCACCTCAATCTGTATCACTCTGGAGGTCATTCTCAGAGGTTCGCATATGTGCCATGA
- the LOC126792905 gene encoding amine oxidase [copper-containing] zeta, peroxisomal-like produces MASTPQKASPPCCSPPPPLSSKPILQLQSASSAPSADPAQDPIQTRAAAPPPLIRPLDSSSANTSAAKGLPVMLRAQSSHPLEPLSAAEISVAVATVRAAGKTPEVRDSMRFVEVALVEPDKRVVALADAYFFPPFQPSLLPRTKGGPMIPSKLPPRQARLVVYNKKSNETSVWVVELSEVHAATRGGHHRGKVISSMVVPDVQPPMDAMEYAECEAVVKDYPPFRDAMKKRGIEDLDLVMVDPWCTGYHSEADAPSRRLAKPLIFCRTESDCPMENGYARPVEGIHVLVDMQNMVVLEFEDRKLVPLPPADPLRNYTPGETRGGVDRSDVKPLKIVQPEGPSFRVNGHFVEWQKWNFRIGFTSREGLVIYSVAYLDGSRGRRPVAHRLSFVEMVVPYGDPNDPHYRKNAFDAGEDGLGKNAHSLKKGCDCLGYIKYFDAHFTNFTGGVETIENCVCLHEEDHGILWKHQDWRTGLAEVRRSRRLTVSFICTVANYEYGFYWHFYQDGKIEAEVRLTGILSLGALQPGETRKYGTTIAPGLYAPVHQHFFVARMDMAVDSKPGETFNQVVEVNVKVEEPGKNNVHNNAFYAEEKLLKSELQAMRDCNPLSARHWIVRHTRNVNRTGQLTGYKLVPGSNCLPLAGSEAKFLRRAAFLKHNLWVTSYARDEMYPGGEFPNQNPRIGEGLATWVQQDRSLEEADIVLWYVFGVTHIPRLEDWPVMPVEHIGFTLMPHGFFNCSTAVDVPPNTCEMDLKESEMAAKPIQNGLLAKL; encoded by the exons ATGGCCTCAACTCCGCAAAAAGCGTCGCCTCCTTGCTGCTCTCCACCTCCACCTCTATCCTCCAAACCCATTCTCCAGCTTCAGTCCGCCTCCTCTGCTCCATCAGCCGATCCGGCCCAGGATCCGATCCAAACCCGAGCCGCCGCCCCGCCGCCCCTGATCCGACCCCTCGACTCCTCTTCAGCCAACACCTCTGCCGCCAAAG GCCTCCCAGTCATGTTAAGGGCTCAATCCAGCCATCCTTTGGAGCCTTTATCTGCGGCTGAAATCTCAGTAGCCGTGGCCACTGTCAGGGCAGCTGGAAAAACCCCTGAG GTGAGGGATAGTATGCGCTTTGTCGAAGTAGCTCTGGTAGAACCAGATAAACGGGTTGTGGCATTGGCAGATGCATATTTCTTCCCTCCTTTCCAGCCATCATTGCTTCCCAGGACAAAAGGAGGGCCTATGATTCCTAGTAAGCTTCCTCCGAGGCAAGCGAGGCTTGTAGTTTATAACAAGAAGTCAAATGAGACTAGTGTTTGGGTTGTTGAACTATCAGAAGTTCATGCTGCGACTCGAGGTGGTCACCATAGGGGTAAAGTCATATCATCCATGGTGGTTCCAGATGTTCAGCCTCCCATG GATGCTATGGAATATGCCGAATGTGAAGCTGTTGTAAAGGACTATCCTCCATTTCGGGATGCAATGAAGAAGAGGGGTATTGAAGATTTGGACCTCGTTATGGTGGATCCATG GTGCACCGGATATCACAGTGAGGCGGATGCTCCTAGCCGCAGGCTTGCTAAACCGCTTATCTTTTGTAGAACTGAGAGTGATTGCCCCATGGAAAATGGTTATGCTCGTCCAGTGGAAGGAATCCATGTACTTGTTGATATGCAAAATATGGTGGTTcttgagtttgaagatcgtaAACTTGTTCCCCTGCCGCCTGCTGATCCATTGAGAAATTATACTCCTGGTGAAACACGAGGAGGTGTTGATCGAAGTGATGTGAAACCCCTAAAGATAGTTCAACCCGAAGGGCCAAGTTTTCGTGTTAATGGGCACTTTGTTGAATGGCAGAAG TGGAATTTCCGTATTGGCTTCACTTCGAGGGAAGGTTTGGTTATCTACTCTGTCGCTTATCTTGATGGTAGTCGAGGCCGGAGGCCTGTGGCCCACAGGTTAAGTTTTGTTGAGATGGTGGTTCCTTATGGAGACCCAAATGATCCCCACTACAGGAAGAATGCATTTGATGCTGGGGAAGATGGGCTGGGTAAAAATGCACATTCTCTTAAAAAG GGTTGTGATTGTTTAGGTTATATCAAGTACTTTGATGCACATTTTACAAATTTCACTGGtggtgttgaaacaattgaGAATTGTGTTTGCTTGCATGAGGAGGATCATGGAATATTATGGAAGCATCAGGATTGGAGAACAGGATTAGCAGAAGTTCGACGGTCGAGAAGGCTGACAGTATCTTTTATTTGTACTGTAGCTAATTATGAATATGGATTTTACTGGCACTTTTATCAG gATGGGAAAATTGAAGCTGAGGTGAGACTTACAGGAATTCTAAGCTTAGGTGCGCTTCAACCAGGAGAAACAAGAAAGTATGGTACAACAATTGCACCTGGTCTATATGCTCCTGTACATCAACATTTTTTTGTTGCTCGTATGGACATGGCAGTTGATAGTAAGCCTGGTGAAACTTTTAATCAG GTGGTTGAAGTAAATGTTAAAGTTGAAGAACCAGGAAAGAACAATGTTCATAACAATGCGTTCTATGCTGAGGAAAAACTTCTGAAATCAGAATTGCAAGCAATGCGTGATTGTAATCCTTTATCGGCTCGCCATTGGATT GTTAGGCACACGAGAAATGTCAACCGGACAGGACAGCTAACGGGTTACAAGCTAGTACCTGGTTCAAATTGTTTACCATTAGCTGGTTCTGAGGCAAAGTTTTTGAGGAGAGCTGCCTTTTTAAAGCATAATCTTTGGGTTACATCATATGCGCGTGATGAAATGTATCCTGGAGGAGAATTTCCTAATCAAAATCCACGTATTGGGGAGGGATTAGCCACGTGGGTTCAGCAAGATCGGTCTCTGGAAGAAGCTGACATTGTTCTTTG GTATGTATTTGGAGTGACTCACATCCCTCGACTGGAAGACTGGCCAGTCATGCCTGTGGAACATATTGGATTTACGCTCATG CCACATGGTTTCTTTAACTGCTCAACGGCAGTGGATGTCCCTCCGAACACCTGTGAGATGGACCTGAAGGAAAGTGAGATGGCTGCAAAACCCATTCAGAATGGTCTTCTCGCTAAGCTCTGA